TTTAGGACTTGGAGGAGTAGCAGGGCATTCTCATAAATATTATAAAAGAGAAGATTGTGGGTATTTTCATAGAGCATGTATAGTACAAAATTTATCAGCGGTAACAGCTGCATTAATGATGGTTAAAAAAAGAATCTATGAAGAGGTAAGAGGTTTAGATGAAGAGAATTTAAAAGTAGCATTTAATGATGTAGATTTTTGTTTAAGAGTCAGAGAAAAAGGATATTTAAATGTATTTAATCCTTGGGTTGAAGCATATCATTATGAATCTAAAAGTAGAGGATTAGAAGATACTCCTGAAAAAATAGAAAGATTTCAAAAAGAAATAAATTATATGAAACAAAAATATAGTAAAATTCTGCTTAAAGACCCTTATTATAATCCAAATCTAACTTTAGATAAAGAAGATTTTAGTTTAAATTCAGAATATAAAGGATTTTTATGAAAAATGAAAAAATAACAGAAGGTCAGATAATTGGAACTGCTACTATTATAAATAATTCAATAATTCAAGGATGGTTTTTTTCAAAAAAGGAAATTAATATACCTTTGAAATTAGAAATTTATATTAATAATAATAAAATTACTAATATTGTTGCTAATAAATTTAGACCAGATATTGTAGAAAAAAAAATTCATCCTACAGGTATGATAGGATTTAACTATAAATATAATATAAATGAAAATGATGATATTTTTTTATATTTCCCAGAATATGATTACAAATTTTATTTACAAAAAAGAAAAAGTAATTCTTTTCAAAATATTAATATTAATAAAAACAAAAAAAAGTTATGTATTGTGCATATAGGGATGCATAAAACAGGGTCTTCTTCAATTCAATATAATTTAAATAAATATAAATTTAATAATTTTTCATATTTTAATTTAGGAGTAGATAATCATAGTATACCAATATTTAGTCTTTTCACTAAACATCCAGAAAAATATCATATACACTTGAGAGCAGGGAGGAATAAAAAAGAGATAGAAGAATATAATAATGAAATTAAAAAAATGTTTATTAATCATTTACAAAAAAATAAAGATAAAGAAGTCTTCATTATTTCGGGAGAAGATATTAGTGCATTAAATAATGAAGAAGTTACTGCTTTTAGAAACTTCTTATATAAATATTTTGAAAAAATTAAAATAATTGGGTATATTCGTTCTCCGCATAGTTTTATTTCTAGTAATTTTCAAGAAAGTGTAAAAGCAGGTTTATATAATTTTAATATTGATATTCATTATCCTCATTATAGGAATAGAATTGAGAAATTTGATATGATATTTGGAAGAGAAAATGTTGATTTAATATATTTTAATCAAAAAAATTTAAAAAACAAAGATGTTGTAATTGATTTTTTGTATAGACTACAATTATATAATGATGATTATAAAAATATAAAATTTGAAAAAATTAATACTTCTCTTTCTTTAGAAACAACCTCAGTGCTTTACTTTTTTAATAAATTTTTAAAAAATAAAAATTTTACTATTGTAGAAAAAGAAAAAATTCGTATGAATTTACTTTCTAAAATAAAGAATTTAGGAAATAAAAAATTTCTATTAGATATGGAACTAATAAAAAAAGTTATACAAAAATATAAGGATGATGTTGATTGGATTGAAAAAAGAATGAATGTTAATCTATCAAAACAAGAAAATTTAAATTATTCCATAGGAATAAAAAGTGAAAATGATATGTTATTTATTGCTAAAAAAACTTTAGATATTTTAAATAAAATTGATTTTAATGATGCTAATTTATTTTCACAATTTCAAAAATTTATTATAGATGAATATAAAAAATTATAAAGGTATCAAATGAAATTAACTCATTTAAAACAGCTTGAAGCAGAATCAATATACATTTTAAGAGAAGTAGCCGCAAATTTTAAAAATCCAGTGATGATGTATTCTATCGGAAAAGATAGTAGTGTCATGTTACATTTAGCTATGAAAGCTTTTTATCCTGCTAAACCACCTTTTCCATTATTACATGTCGACACCTTATGGAAATTTAAAGAAATGATTGAATTTAGAGACAAGAGAGTAAAAGAACTTGGAGTAGAATTAATTACATATACAAATCCTGATGGAATTGAAATGAATATAAATCCCTTTGTGCATGGTAGTAAAATTCATACGGATATAATGAAAACACAAGCTTTGAAAAAAGCATTAAATAAATATGGATTTGATGCAATAATTGGTGGTGCAAGACGAGATGAAGAAAAATCACGCGCAAAAGAAAGAATATTTAGTTTCAGAGATAAAAATCATAGATGGAATCCAAAAGCACAAAGACCAGAGCTTTGGAATTTATATAATACTCATATTAATAAGGGTGAAAGTGTTAGAGTTTTTCCTCTATCAAACTGGACAGAACTTGATATTTGGCAATATATATATCTTGAAAAAATTCCTATAGTTCCTTTATATTTTGCAAAAGAAAGAGATGTAGTAGAATATGAAGGAGCAAAAATTATGGTTGATGATGATAGAATGCCAGTGGAATTAAGAAAAAAAGCAAAAAAAGAAATGGTAAGATTTAGAACCCTTGGATGTTATCCTCTAACAGGAGCAATAAATTCTAATGCAGATACACTCGAAAAAATAATTGAAGAAATGTTATTATCAAAAAATAGTGA
This Caminibacter mediatlanticus TB-2 DNA region includes the following protein-coding sequences:
- the cysD gene encoding sulfate adenylyltransferase subunit CysD; this translates as MKLTHLKQLEAESIYILREVAANFKNPVMMYSIGKDSSVMLHLAMKAFYPAKPPFPLLHVDTLWKFKEMIEFRDKRVKELGVELITYTNPDGIEMNINPFVHGSKIHTDIMKTQALKKALNKYGFDAIIGGARRDEEKSRAKERIFSFRDKNHRWNPKAQRPELWNLYNTHINKGESVRVFPLSNWTELDIWQYIYLEKIPIVPLYFAKERDVVEYEGAKIMVDDDRMPVELRKKAKKEMVRFRTLGCYPLTGAINSNADTLEKIIEEMLLSKNSERQGRLIDKDEEGSMEKKKIEGYF